atatatatatatatatatatatatatatatatatatatatatatatatattttaaaacatacaGTAAATGTTACAATTGAAAAGTTACTTTTACACTAAAAGTAACTGCCACACGGTATAAGGTTTTgattttataaacttttttactattattttttatttgttttgataaaaaaaatacatagaaAATATCTCATTACACTTCTTGATTCTCTCTGCCGTctgataaaattttaattatatcttCGTAAATGCAcatttggaatttttttttagatttggtTTATtttgtaggtacatctacggaagcgttaaaaACATAGTGAAAGTTTggaaaatacaaataattttagCTTAATAAATCTTCtagagatgcatctacggaacgtaTTAAAAACAGAGTGTTTCGTATATTTACATACAAAACTttctaaattcaatttttttaacaaaaatggaacatcaaattacAGTGTGCAATTTATACATGTATAGATGTATCTTGGTGTACTATTTTCCATTGCCTTAGGATTTAGGACTTAtggtttacggtttaaaaaaATAGAACATTAAATTATAGTGCAGTTTATGCGATACATTCTTTGAGTGTACTATTTTCCATTACGTTAGAGTTAGGATTTATGATTTAGAGTTTAAAAAAATCGAACACGAAAATATAACATAATGTTTTGTATGTACATCtatgtcattttaattttatACGTTTTCGTAAATatacttaaaaaaaatacatttgaaTATACATCTATAAAAATAAGATGATATTTTTTACAACGTGCGTATGGTGGATAAGAAACCTAATGAGTGGAGTTAAAGTTTCTTAATACATATAGGGTGTAAATAAATGGCTTAAGATTTTTGGTGAAAACATATTTATAAATATCTTTAAAAGTATTTATCTATTCAgtcgtttttcttttctttttcaatcaaCCGGACACATTTTTGTTTCTTATCCTTTAATGTTGATACAGCTAAGAGATACTAAAAGTGGTATTGCTACAAACAATAATTAAAGATGAAGAAGGCACCTCATGAATATGCTATCTTTATGAAAAGAATCATTTGCCCCCACAGAGCACATAATGACAATGCAGACAAATCACTACAAAATTTGAATTTGGATTTGGTTCCTTACCTTTTATTTTTAGGATTAAATATGTTTCTCATAGGTTTCCTTTTATTCACAAAACTACAAGCCATTTCTTTGTCATCTTCATTAagtatttctttaaactttggaAAATAAAGAAACCAAGAAATAGCCATTCATGATATAGTTCCAAAACCTCTTTGATGTAATCTTAGCCCAGTAATTGGACTACAGCGGTAAATCTCTTGAGATGTTAAAACGGATTAATCCGACAATAAATGAGCGGGTGCTAGTGAGTCCTAGACTAAAAAGGTCTTCTATAATATGGATtcgaaaattattatttaaatttgaccTTAGATAACTTTGGACTACTCGGCCCTGGAAGGCTTCGCGCTATCTGACTCTAAacttactttttttattttaaaaaattaaataaaaaactccataatatttattataaataaaatttaaaattattttattttaaatataatacattttttaagtactacattatctcttataaatactataactTGTTTCtaaatatatatgtttaaattgtataaaataatacttaaatatttaacataagggaaaaactaatataatacgatgaaataatgttgattatattaatgtataatatttaaatagaaagattgaataaaatagagataagaTTTAGTGAAGTGATAAAAATCAATGTGTTGTTTTATAGTAAGACAATATAaatgttaatatatattttttaaatttataagtaTTCAGGCGTAATGGTCTATCCACGAttcatatgggctagccctaatgggtatcAGACTTTTCGGGGTCGAGCTAAAAAAACCCTGAAAATTATGTGCTCTAATTTTAAGGCTTAAGCCCTGTGATTATTTGGGCCTTGCAGGCCGACTCATATGGGCTATAGTCCATTTTGACTGCTCTACCTCCTGCAAAAGACGACATTTGAAAAAAAACCGAATGAAATCATCAATTCAAAGCATACATATTTTGAGACTAAAATGATTTGGATTGACGGTGGACAAAATTGATTCTATTAgaattaaaattgatataattgatttaatataattgagtttTACTAGAATTGATTtatatttgaatatatatatatatatatatatatatatatatatatatatatatatatatatatatatataaaagttagtTGAATTGTTTTTAACATTGTTAACCGGCTCTTTATCAACGTTGACCCTTTTCGAAACTTTTAAGTCatctaacatatgcaaaaatataataaagttgttaaaattgttttttatttttgccaAAACTTATTTCAGAAGTACATTTTCGAAATTTGTTAGGTgatttatttcggaaatgtacttccgaactaACGCAGTTTTCAGTCTACTAAACCATCAACAATGTAGTGTAATAGGAGATAAAATGAATGATGTTTACCtcaattgtagctttctatgttccctttagtatgatcaaccgtttgaaacttgattttgagacgaaaaattgattgagaatgatggaggttttggagagggtttgtgatgaaaatgatgaaatagtgaaggagggaaaattgtatatgaaCAGATTAtttcggagatatatctccgaaaCAATATCTGATACTTAAATCtaacgttttttttataattttcagaGCTTTCTGAgacgcatctccgaaaacatcacaaaatgagtgttttcggagatacatttctgaattctggaaaaatctaaaaaaaaattatttcaaacatGCATTTTTAAAATAGgagtatttttaaatttttgttggaaATTCTTCCCACAAGGGATTAAAAAAAATCCTCAAAAGAAATTGTCTACAATAGCCGTGACCCCCATGACCCAAGGGTCTTGCATAGGATCTTGAACCctcacaaaagcccaatttttttTGAAACAGCAAACTAATTTATTGAAAAGCACAGGGCATGAGCCATGCCAAAATCCTTAACTTATATTACATATTGCTATCAAAATAGCATCCAGATTAGACCACACTAAGACAGAAAAATACATCATTGCCACAGAATGAAACATCCATACTAGACCACCCTAAAACAGAAAAATACACCATTGCCACATAATGAAACATCAGCAGCCAATCCCTCCTAGAACAGAAATTCATATTAGATACACATTTTTCAGAAAACTACCTGCACTCTACAATTTCTATATTGATATCCATATCAGCAGAACTGCCAACATTCCATAACCTTTACAAAGGAACCAAACAGGAAACGCCGACAAAAACGACAAACCTCCACACACAAACTCTAACAACACTACATCGATTCAGACACACTGCTATCTTCATCTCTAATGACTAACAGTAGGGAATCCAAAGCTGAACCAAATCAGATCCGAGACGGCATTCACCTGTGCAATCAAAGGCCAAGACATGGCCTAGGATTTGCCCTCCATTGAGCGTAGTTGAATTTTACGTCCAAGTTGGTTGAGGACAGCCACCTCTAAGCAAATTCAATAGTGTCATCGAACATCTTTTCAGTTGCCGCTTTTTTGTTGCAGAAAATTTTGGCATTCCTCGCTTTCCTGATATTCCAGACACACGCAAACCAAATGACTCTGACTTTCGATGCCGTTTCCTTATCACTTCTAATCAAACCTTCGAATTGAGCAAAATGATCTCTACTATATCTGTGTAGAGCAGTAGATATCTGCAGCCACTTGCAAATGGATTTCCAAACACCTGAAAAATAATTACactcgaaaaacaagtgaggtaTGGTTTCCTCAACGTCGCATTCCCCGCTACACCTATTGGAATCTTGTCCTATGACATTCCTTCTAAGGAGGTTATTCTTAGTGGCTAAACTATTATGTAATAACTTCCATCCTAGGCATGAAACTTTAGGTGGTATCACTTTGTACCAAACCTTGAACCAAGGAAAAGTGTCAATATTCGGATCAGAGTTTGTTAACTCCTTATACAATTCTTTAACGGAAAAATAAGTTGAGTTTTCCCAATCTCCTATTTCAAGCTCACAAAGCTTTTTCCACCAATTTGAGTCTTTGCTACTAACGATGCCCCTCATGACCTCTACCTCCCCATATCTATTCTTTAGAGCTTTTAACCAAAGCTCGATCCCTTCCGATTTAATTTTCCATTTCCATTTTCCTAAGAGAGCCAAATTAAACAATTTCAAGTTTCTAATGCCCAAACCCCCTCCTCGTATGGAGAACACACTTTCTCCCAATTGACCCAATTTATTTTTCTAGAATTCTCACTCCCTCCCCataaaaattgtttaaatatCGATTCTAGCTTAGAAATAATACCTGTCGGAGCTTTGAAGAACGAGAGAAAGTAGACCGGAAGCGCATGAAGGACTGATTTGATTAGTACTACCCGGCCACCAAAGGAAATGTACCTGTTTCTCCAGCTCCATAATCTAGCTCTAACAGCCTCTAAAACACTTTGCCATGCATCTAATCTGTTCATGTTATCACCAATGGGCAGGCCAAGGTATTTGAATGGAGTAGCACCTTTTTTACAATTTAGAATATTTGCCGCCTCTTCAATCCATCTAACATGAATGTTAAGCCCTACAATCGTGCTCTTGTTGAAATTAACCTTAAGGCCTGACATAACTTCGAACAGCAGTAGGTTTGCCTTAATAATCCTGATATTTGACCAACTTTTTTCCCCAATAATTAAGGTATCATCAGCATATTGCAAATGGGTGAAACGATCTGTTCCTTTCTCGAATTTATACCCAGTGAATTTGCCGCTGTCAACTGCCTTTTTCATCAACATACTAAACCCTTCCGCGACAATAAGAAAAAGGAATGGTGATAAAGGATCACCTTGCCGTAATCCTCTTTGCATCATGAACTCGTTAGTCGGGCTGCCGTTCACTAGAATAGATACTGCCGAAAATTATAGACATTCTGTTATCCACTGCCTCCACTTTTCATGAAAGCCCATTTTAAACATCACACAGTCCAAAAAATTCCAGTCCACTGAATCATACGCCTTCTTGAAATCGACTTTGAACATAAGCAATTCCTTTTTATTTCTCTTAGCCTCATCCGCTATCTCGTTCGCAATTAAGATCCCATCAAGGATCTGCCTGTTTGATAAAAATGCTGATTGTGATTCAGAAATGACAGATCCTATCACTTTTTTTAATCTATTTGCAAGAACTTTGGATAACACCTTGTAAATGCAGCCTATTAATGCAATTGGCCTGTAGTCTGAAATTTTTGAAGGATTACTCTTCTTAGGTATTAACACAATAAACGAGCTATTGGCACCTTTCACCATCCTGCCATGTTCATGAAATTCCGACATGACCCTCAAAAAGTCTTGTTTTATTTCCTCCCAAAATTCTTTCACGAACCCGAAATTTACGCCATCCGGTCCTGGGCTTTTGTCACTGTCACACTCCCACACTGCTCTTTTGATTTCTTCTTCTGAAAAACTCACGCACAAGATCTTCGTTTTGAGTCTCTTCGATATGATAACAATTTAGGTTTTCTGGTATTGCTCTAGATTCTCTACTAGTGAAATGACGACTGAAATGTTCGTATATTGCGTCTTTGATTTCCTTCACCTCCGTAGCCCTTCTTCCATTTATGTCAAGGCATAATATCTCATTGTCCTTTCTTCTCTTGTTTATACATCTATGAAAATATTTGGAATTTGATACAATAAAGTTGTGAGGGACTTAAAAGATGGATTATGTAGATGAAACATATTTAGTTAGGCAAAATCACAAATAATTAATGTTTAGGCAGTCTTATGTAAATGTATGGattaaaaaaagataaaagtTAGTAAATAATTTTAGAAGATTTGACTAAATTCATTTGTGTATGGTTTAGGGGTGGACAAAAAACCACCGTCCGTTACTATCCGACCGATCCATGCAATCCGAATTGTTTCGGTCGGGTCAAAGTCGGGTCTTCGGGTCAAACGGGTGCATCTTCCGGTTTGCTGTGGATAgtcacggttcggttcggttgattAAAGTGAATCCAAAGGTAACCGAATCCGACCGCATAATAgccttattttttttgttttatttaatatttatactggGCTGGACTGTATTGTTTGAGAAGCCCAAAAGTTTTACCAAATCTCTATATAAACCTAACACAACACAAGTGATGAATCTTGAAAACCCTAGCCGCTGCAATAGTACAATCTATTCTTCTCTCCTTTCTCTCACAGCTTCACAAATTATACCTTTCATATAATCTCTTTCACAAAATCGAATCCCTTTCACAAAATCAAAGAAGTGGCAAAGGTTTTTAACTCAACCATTCCTAAAGTTCTGTCTTTTTCAATCTATGGGTATCATTTATGTTTTAACTCAACCATTTCTGTTTCTTCATTTCCTTAATCAGCTTCTTGTTGTTTTTATCCTATATATTTTCTGGGTGttcaagagttgaaaagaaattggagTATaggtatttatgttattttacagttttaatttttcacttttcctttaattttactTACTAATACtgtgatatttcttttattttgatttgttattttttatttattttttaggtgTCTATTTGCAAGAGGTTCATCAATACTCTGTGAATATATGCGGTGCTCTATATGGATTAGGATGACTTATTTGTATTATCATGTTTTGAAGGGTTGAGACTGTTGTAGTTTAATTGAGTAATGACCTATTATGTAACTTTTTTGTttagatatattttaaatcattttataCACTATAcacaaataaaatttatatgtaATAATGATAATCTTAATTTGTTGAATAAGTAAAATACTGTCTGTTTAAAGAATAAAATTACTACTGtccaaatttaaatttaaaaaatttggaaaaaagtgccaattaaattatataaattaaataaaaaaatatattgaaacaAAACCGGATTAAATCGAGCTAGAAAACCGAACCCGGAAAAAACCGAATCCGAAATAACCGATTAATGAACCGGACGAAAATGGGCCTATATTACTAATCCGAGGGTTGGGCcggtttggggttttgggcccGAAACCGAACCGGTCCGACCGGTTGTCCACCTGGTTTATGCCaaactaagggtgtgtttggttcgaagtagatggaggggaggggaggggaggggaggggaggggaggggaggggaaatttttaattaaatatgtttggttcaaatttaaggaggggaagggaggggaggggaggagagcaaaatccctccaaatctCACTTTTTGAGTTCCTCCGAATtggggggatttggaggggaggggagggaatctgaATTTTAAacgtaaaaaattattatatttactaaaatatcctcagtttaattttaatatttcaattttttttcgtgTTAATGCTTCTCTTCTATGTGAGTTTTCTCGATTatttccatcaacttattataattatatccaccttcaaatttttttcaattttttttaacttaatacaaatcataatcattacattatttttataattttttaaatatttttttatgttattttttcttctaGTTTTGTTATTTATCCTATTACATTttctttatatcaaattttaaatcatttactttattttatttttttattcattttattagaaatttaaattattagttttaataataacttattttatgtatttgttttgttagatgattcatcactatttaaaaattattattagcaTATAGTTTCATTTGTGTCAGAGAGTTATAATATGAATCAAGTGTACTCAGTTTATTAACGTTATGGTAAATTATAACGTTTTAGTccgtaaatattaaaaaaattattaccaATATAacatttatgaaattttcatatttgaatattatatcacttatataagatcataagggtaaaaatgtaatttatttataaaatccctcccctcccctcctgaaccaaacatatttttaattaaaacccctcccttcccctcccctctcttattttgaaccaaacacttatttgattaaaaaaaatccctcacctcccctcccctccccttccctcctttaaatcccctcccctcccctccccctcatttgaaccaaacacaccctaagactTGCTCTCTTTGGATGCTCTAATATCTCTTGAATCAGCTTTAAATAAATCAGACAAAGGCGTAAACATATTCCATATTTTTTGTCTTTTCATCTAATAAAAGCAACCAGCATTCAACAAGTCACGTGTTTCACATTATTATATAGGAGTGGATTTTCTCCAAATTGTTTATCCAGTCAAATCTGAACCACACGTTAACAGGTTAAACATTCTATAAGTATCAGCACCCTCCAACTCAGTTCTTACCATTCAACCTTCTAAATTTCCAAACCCATCAAAAATGAGAAACATGTTTAATCCTGCAATAGCTCTAAGCTTCCTCTCCCTCTTGTTACTCACCCCAGTTACATTCTCTGAAAAATGCAACCCACAAGACAAGAAAGTTCtcctcaaaatcaaacaagaacTCAACAACCCTTACCTTCTAGCCTCATGGGACCCAAAAACAGATTGTTGTGACTGGTACTGTATCGAGTGCGACATCAAATCTCACCGTATCACCGCCTTAATCATACAAGACTCCGTACCATACACAAATCTCTCCGGCCAGATCCCTCCTTCCGTCGGTGACCTCCCTTATCTCCAGAATCTCGAATTCCACAAACTTCCCAGACTCACAGGCCCAATTCAACCCACCATAGCCAAGCTCAAAAACCTCAAATATCTTTTCATTGAATACACCAATGTCTCAGGCCCAATACCCTCTTTCTTGTCTCAACTCACAAATCTCCAGCTTCTTCATCTTTCCACCAACAACCTCACCGGTTCAATCCCCAGTTCACTTTCACAATTACCTAACCTCGAGTCCTTACACTTAGACAGAAACAAGCTCACAGGCCCAATTCCAGAATCATTCGGTTCATTCAAAAAGCCCGGGCCAGACATCATCCTATCTCACAACCAGCTTTCTGGGCCTATTCCAGCTTCATTAGGCCAGATAGACCCAGAGAGAATAGACTTATCCCGAAACAAGCTTGAAGGTGACGCGTCTGTGCTTTTCGGGAGCAAGAAAAGGACACAGATCCTTGATGTTTCAAGGAACTTGCTGTCCTTTGATTTGTCAAATGTTGATTTTCCAAAGCAGAGTTTGATATGGTTGGATCTGAATCATAACAAGATATATGGGAAGATTCCGGTGGCGTTGACGAAAGTGGAAAATTTGCAGCAGTTTAATGTGAGTTATAACCTGTTGTCTGGTCAGATACCGCAGGGTGGTGAATTGCAGAAGAGGTTTGATGTTTATGCTTATTTTCACAATAAGGGTTTGTGTGGGTCACCGCTTCCACCATGCAAAGTGATTAAGGAGATGGCTTAGCTAAGTTCTAAGTGAATTTCTTGTAtgcttttaataaaaataaactgTAATTTGGGTACACCATTTGAATATGGTCTATGTTAAATTGCTGAGTATGTTGTATTTTTATTTAGATGAGGACTAAGTTATCTTACGTACATCTCTAAAATGTTGGGTATTATTACCTGACTAATGTGTCATCAAGGAAAAAGATAATATATATAAGTTATCATATTTTAACTCAATTTAGTGTGtgataaaaacaataatatatgtCTCTTAAAAATGCTCTAAATTGCATTCATGGTGATTTGTGTTATGCAAATAGTGAAGTTTGGAAGCATTTTTTCATTCCATATTGTCTACAATGGAGACTCTCGTCATAAGGAAGAAGAATAAGGTGAAATACACGGTTAGAATAAACCAAAAAGGCTACAAAACTAATATAGGCTAATATCCTCCCTCAAAGTTTATTTTAagataatccaaaaaaaatacacTAAACTATTACTTTTTAGtttcttaataaatatttttttatataaattgagATTCAAGTATAGGATCACAAAAGAGAGATATCACATAAGTACTTAAATTTTAAATACATTAGCTATTATATATCTAACTTTATATCAATTTATACGAGACTTGATCACtaacatttaaattaaataatttgttcACATGTGTCTTATTATAAATGCATGATCAAGTCTCCGAAAGACACAATGCAAACTTTCGATCTTCCGAGAAACTAAAATAATGAATTTGATATTACTTATTGAAGAGTCGGAAGAAAGTAGTCTATTACTGGAGtttgaaggggaggggagggaaaaacttccaaaaataaaattttaaaaaaatatagggaaatatttgatattttttgaaaaaatagttttgtttagaatgataaaagagtccttatcattactaaatttttaattttcagaatactataacaacctaaaagatatttgaaaaatttatgtaagcccttcaaaaccctccaaaaccctcattcaatacaatttttaagTTCtctattttatggggtttttggtgttatgaataaactcaaactctccaaaaccctcctacccaaaatctttttatctttttcactcaattcttcctatttttcaaagctcttccctccctttccctccaaactcgcaaaaaTAGTCTAATAGATCTAACATTCTAGTCATTTATTTATATAGATCCAACATTCTAATTATTTATAGTTGATATTGAATTGAAGCATTTACTCTTAAATCCAATCATCTTTCATATAAGTGTGTGTCCTCACCTCTTATTACATAATCTAATGCACAATCAAGCTTTTGTTCTCCACCAATTTGAACCAGGACTCATGTCACTTGTTGAGATGTCAAGAAAAGATGAGAGCAACAATGCTCTAGATCTCTAGACCATAAAGAGAATGAGACATTGcattttcactcaaattttcTAAATATTATGTATGTTATTAGGTCATCTCTTCGTACATTTCATTCATTGTAACAATATAATATTTGAGATATCTCAATCCATTTATGGATTCTCTTGGATATTTGACGAAATTTCAATTATGTCTTCTACTTCCGGAGATATACATTAGGAagtacatttttttttattaatatttagtttttttttctttcagagATGTATGTACGGAAGTAGTTTAAAATCATAAACGTTAGAAAATTTTCATAATAATTCAGTTAAAAGAAGGTTCCGTAGATACACATACGAACCAAATTGAgacatttttataataatttaattaagagAAGATTCCGTAGATACAcctgtgaaataattaaaaaaatttcataatactccctctggtcctatttataagaaaatattatctttttaaatacattgaataaatTATATCACTAGATAATatattgtccagatacattatttatttaatgtatctgaaaacagaatcttttCTTAAAAATGGGACCAGAGGTAGTAGTTTAGTTAAGAGAAAATTACGTAAATACACATACGGAACAAATTAAAATTGACTAAAAAAATGTTTTCGTAAATACACCTCCAAAAGCATAAAGTATTTTTGAAAATGCAAATGGTGCGTGAGAAGTTGATGGATGGAATAAGaaattttctaatatttaatcactcataattaaatatatttaataatattaatattttttgtgatttctcatttttttaattaatttaaatttaaatcgtTTGTattagagctgtcaatatggacTACCCGCCCCTAAACGGGTCGGCCCTAGCGGGTCCTGGGCTTTTCGGGactgggctaaaaaggccctgtataatatgggctcgagatttactacccgagtcCGGCCTTAGATGGGCTACCCGACCTTAAAtgagcttttttatttaaaaaaataaaaataaaaactccatgatatttattataaataaaattaaaaattatgttattttaaacataatacatttttaatacatttttaagtactatattatctcttataaatactataatgtgtttctaaatacaatatatgtttaaattgtataaaataatacttgaatatttattaaaaaagaaaaactaatataatacgatgaaaaaatgtgtattatattaatgtataatatttaaaagagaaatatcgaataaaatagagataaaatttagtgaagtaagaaaaatcaatatgttattttgaagtaagataatataaatattaatatatatatttttaaaatttataattatgcgggctgATGGGCTACCCACGACCCATATGGGCTAGCTCTAATGGGTGGCGGActtttcagggctgggctaaaaagtCCCTGAAAAATATGAACGGTAATTTTAAGGTTCAAGCCCTATAATTTTTCGGACTCGACAGACCGGCTGATATGGACTAGCCCATTTTAACGGCTCAAGTTTATATAGTACTAGTACTACAATACAAAGGCACTCTGACTCGCAATAATTCAAAGGAAAAGGGCATTGTGACACGCAATAATCGAACTTGTACAAGCCACCTCCTGATCTTTGAAAATGAAAGGAATCATTTCCTGTCTACTTTTTCAAGGTTCAAGCCCCACAATCCATATTGACTAATGATAAATATGGACAAATAAGTACtccaaaaaaattttattttttaatatatgaattaacttggttttttcaaaaaaaaaaaaaatttaatgatatgagttaacttaatttctataaaaaaattattttttatttaatgataTAAATTAGTATTATAAAAAAGTACTCTTAGAATCCTACGTTACAATTCTATTTATGAAACAAAATTAGTACTAGGAATTTTTAGATTTATGTTATACCGTCTATGCATATACTCGATaaatttataaagtaatttttttcttaagATTAGAGAGAGtatgtttttactttttttttaatagattttttatatgataaaataaaattaattattttataatttttaataacatttttttattaaaatattttattttttattaaataatgataattaatattattttaaaattggaaaacaataattaaaaatgaatatttttttttgaaaaagtggtACTCCCTCCTTCCTACAACGCGTGACTAGACTACTACTCCCTTCGTCCCATAATGAGTGACCCatttggtcccttaagtatactccaaggtccattctggtcccttatctctaaaaagtgtcaaagtgatcctttaattgtccaaaaaggaccacgtttgtcctttctgtcagctccgttagtcaaagtcaaagGAAAGGCATGGGTGGCATACATGTGGCATTTACGTTTTTATCTTTATTGCCAGGTGGTTTATTTTAATTGCCAGATGTGTAAATCAGCAATTGACATAAAATAGAAAGGAAA
The nucleotide sequence above comes from Vicia villosa cultivar HV-30 ecotype Madison, WI unplaced genomic scaffold, Vvil1.0 ctg.000009F_1_1_3, whole genome shotgun sequence. Encoded proteins:
- the LOC131621528 gene encoding polygalacturonase inhibitor-like codes for the protein MRNMFNPAIALSFLSLLLLTPVTFSEKCNPQDKKVLLKIKQELNNPYLLASWDPKTDCCDWYCIECDIKSHRITALIIQDSVPYTNLSGQIPPSVGDLPYLQNLEFHKLPRLTGPIQPTIAKLKNLKYLFIEYTNVSGPIPSFLSQLTNLQLLHLSTNNLTGSIPSSLSQLPNLESLHLDRNKLTGPIPESFGSFKKPGPDIILSHNQLSGPIPASLGQIDPERIDLSRNKLEGDASVLFGSKKRTQILDVSRNLLSFDLSNVDFPKQSLIWLDLNHNKIYGKIPVALTKVENLQQFNVSYNLLSGQIPQGGELQKRFDVYAYFHNKGLCGSPLPPCKVIKEMA